A part of Miscanthus floridulus cultivar M001 chromosome 6, ASM1932011v1, whole genome shotgun sequence genomic DNA contains:
- the LOC136461885 gene encoding UDP-glycosyltransferase 92A1-like — protein sequence MMAAAAAKHVVLFPFPGQGHLSAFVSVAGLLHGALPDAAITLVSTPRNVAALRTTACSNSNSSFLGFHVLPFTPADHGLPPDCESSDAIQPMAIFDLIEAFEALEAAFDDYLSAAVAAAGGSGRDVFVVSDPLTAWTVTASRRRGCAHAFFASCGAYGTAVLHSLCSHLPVRPDPATGRVHLPEYPEVIIHRSQVTKHALGPPAVSDRGARFFGRQIPLGYETDAVLINTVEEFEPNGLAMLRRTLKIPVCPIGPLVRATSLPTSPEAEAAVVSFLDCHSPSSVLYISFGSQNSIRAEHMTELALALESAGRPFIWAVRPPVGHDIKGDFRADQWLPDGFEERARTSNRGLLVRGWAPQVRILAHASTGAFLSHCGWNSVLESVTHGVPIIGWPLSSEQFYNANMLKEEWGVCVEVARGDVEDTVVSRAALFDVVETVMGQTAKAAEMRRQLREIKEVMEVSWKEGSGSSRKAMEDFLRAMNLR from the coding sequence atgatggccgccgccgccgccaagcatGTCGTGCTGTTCCCGTTCCCCGGTCAGGGCCACCTCTCCGCGTTCGTATCCGTCGCCGGCCTCCTACACGGCGCTCTCCCCGACGCCGCCATCACCCTCGTCTCCACCCCGCGCAACGTTGCCGCCCTCCGGACTACCGCGTGCTCCAACTCCAACTCGTCGTTCCTCGGCTTCCACGTGCTGCCCTTCACCCCGGCGGACCACGGCCTGCCTCCGGACTGCGAATCCTCCGACGCCATACAGCCCATGGCCATCTTCGACCTCATCGAGGCGTTCGAGGCGCTCGAGGCCGCGTTCGACGACTACCtctccgccgccgtcgccgcggccGGCGGCAGTGGCCGCGACGTCTTCGTCGTCTCCGACCCGTTGACGGCGTGGACGGTGACCGCGTCCCGGCGCCGCGGGTGCGCGCACGCCTTCTTCGCCTCCTGCGGCGCGTACGGTACCGCCGTCCTGCACTCGCTCTGTAGCCACCTGCCCGTCCGGCCCGACCCGGCCACCGGCCGCGTCCACCTGCCCGAGTACCCCGAGGTTATAATCCACCGCTCGCAGGTCACCAAGCACGCATTGGGCCCGCCCGCCGTCAGCGACCGCGGCGCTAGATTCTTCGGCCGGCAGATCCCTCTCGGCTATGAGACGGACGCGGTGCTCATCAACACCGTGGAGGAGTTCGAGCCCAATGGTCTAGCCATGCTGCGGCGCACCCTCAAGATCCCGGTCTGCCCCATCGGCCCTCTCGTGCGCGCCACCAGCCTACCAACCTCGCCGGAGGCCGAGGCCGCCGTCGTGAGCTTCCTGGACTGCCACTCGCCATCGTCGGTGCTGTACATCTCATTCGGCTCCCAGAACTCTATACGAGCAGAGCACATGACGGAGCTGGCATTGGCCTTAGAGTCAGCCGGCCGGCCGTTCATCTGGGCTGTCAGGCCGCCGGTCGGACACGACATCAAGGGCGACTTCCGGGCCGACCAGTGGCTGCCGGACGGGTTCGAGGAGAGGGCGCGCACGAGCAACAGAGGACTCCTGGTACGCGGGTGGGCACCGCAGGTGAGGATCCTGGCGCACGCCTCGACGGGCGCCTTCCTGAGCCACTGCGGGTGGAACTCGGTGTTGGAGAGTGTGACGCATGGCGTGCCGATCATAGGCTGGCCGCTCTCCAGCGAGCAGTTCTACAACGCCAATATGCTTAAAGAGGAGTGGGGTGTGTGCGTGGAAGTGGCGAGGGGGGACGTGGAGGACACTGTCGTAAGCAGGGCTGCGCTTTTCGACGTGGTGGAGACGGTGATGGGTCAGACGGCGAAGGCCGCAGAGATGCGGCGGCAGTTGAGGgagatcaaggaggtgatggaggtgTCCTGGAAGGAGGGGAGCGGGTCGTCGAGGAAGGCGATGGAGGATTTCTTGCGGGCGATGAATCTCCGGTGA